The following proteins come from a genomic window of Lolium rigidum isolate FL_2022 chromosome 5, APGP_CSIRO_Lrig_0.1, whole genome shotgun sequence:
- the LOC124651546 gene encoding zinc finger BED domain-containing protein RICESLEEPER 3-like — MDEIRNCRSPVDLFDKVWGVKKFLHRNADFYFWGDKTIFKELEKMQNKFKEDWKLCCLNICMPMIMDPSFRFSRIKSCLWFDAGNYHLMKRKFDDDIEDYIEEVHDILLDLFSEYSDQVEDTSCTSGAKTRKKAVVTGHDTLMYYYHTDEYPFSERPMAELDQYLQEPGLSTGESSVLQWWKEHDLTYPTIARMARDILAIPLISDYSVATRTARRAFCESGVGWIERLVCVQDWLRSDGSANN, encoded by the exons ATGGATGAAATACGCAATTGTCGCAGTCCAGTTGACCTCTTTGACAAGGTGTGGGGTGTTAAGAAGTTTTTGCATCGCAATGCTGATTTTTATTTCTGGGGGGATAAAACAATTTTCAAAGAGCTGGAGAAAATGCAAAACAAGTTCAAGGAAGATTGGAAACTTTGTTGCTTAAATATCTGCATGCCTATGATCATGGATCCATCTTTCCGTTTCAGCCGCATCAAGTCCTGTCTTTGGTTTGATGCGGGCAATTATCATTTGATGAAGCGGAAGTTTGACGATGATATAGAAGATTATATTGAAGAAGTGCATGACATATTGCTCGACCTCTTCTCTGAATATTCTGATCAGGTGGAAGACACAAGCTGCACTTCTGGAGCAAAAACTAGAAAAAAGGCTGTTGTGACGGGACATGATACACTGATGTACTATTATCACACCGATGAATATCCGTTCAGTGAGCGTCCTATGGCAGAACTTGATCAGTACTTACAAGAGCCAGGTCTCTCTACAGGTGAATCCAGTGTTCTCCAATGGTGGAAAGAACATGATCTGACCTATCCTACAATTGCTCGGATGGCACGTGATATATTGGCGATACCACTCATTTCTGACTACAGTGTAGCGACAAGGACTGCAAGGCGCGCATTTTGCGAGTCTGGTGTAGGCTGGATTGAACGGCTTGTGTGTGTTCAGGACTGGCTCAGATCAGACG GTTCCGCAAACAATTGA